The following proteins come from a genomic window of Mesotoga infera:
- a CDS encoding DUF1254 domain-containing protein, producing MRLKKSLMLLIFILIFAAIIDAGSTPATNNCDEAREVARQAYLFAYPMLENLRTMTLQAVIPDAFNRFNHSEGLLGPEFREVVRPNNDTVFSAAWLDLRAEPVIIDVPAICERYYSLQFVDMYTHNFAYAGTRTTGCGARTFMVVGPKSSAGVPESVDEVFTSEGNFVLCLARISINPEISGELDAIRKIQDRFLIQPLSSFFGYEAPKSVRTDIFPVFRQERAESAGFIYYLNFLLGQLEIHPSEKALIERFGLIGVGPNLPFDEEVLNPEIRAAIEQGIEDAIEVILRPGELLGTTKNGWSLTKKVFGNRNQMQGKYEIRASAAYMGLYGNDLEETYYPISYADVDGESYDGSRYNYLIHFESNEIPPVGPGGFWSITMYGEDQFMVPNQLNRYTIGDRSKLTYNDDGSLDIYIQHDSPGPDLESNWLPAPDGAFSLSLRMYLPSAKALDPLYCPPGVRKSEY from the coding sequence ATGAGACTGAAAAAGTCGTTGATGTTACTAATTTTCATTTTGATTTTTGCTGCCATTATTGATGCGGGATCCACTCCGGCAACGAACAACTGCGACGAAGCAAGAGAAGTTGCAAGGCAAGCATATCTCTTCGCCTACCCGATGCTCGAGAATCTAAGAACTATGACTCTCCAGGCTGTGATACCAGATGCGTTCAACAGGTTCAACCACAGCGAAGGTTTGCTCGGACCTGAATTCAGAGAAGTGGTGAGGCCAAACAACGATACAGTCTTTTCGGCAGCCTGGCTAGATTTGAGAGCCGAACCCGTAATTATCGATGTCCCTGCAATTTGTGAAAGATACTACTCCCTGCAGTTTGTCGACATGTATACACATAACTTCGCATATGCAGGAACGAGAACCACGGGATGCGGGGCAAGGACTTTCATGGTTGTAGGCCCGAAGTCATCAGCAGGAGTTCCCGAGAGCGTCGATGAAGTATTCACAAGCGAAGGAAACTTTGTTTTGTGTCTGGCAAGGATTTCAATAAACCCAGAGATATCCGGTGAGCTTGATGCGATACGCAAAATTCAAGACAGATTTCTAATCCAGCCCCTGAGTTCCTTCTTCGGTTATGAAGCCCCCAAATCTGTAAGAACAGACATCTTTCCGGTCTTCAGACAGGAACGAGCCGAGTCGGCCGGTTTCATCTATTATCTGAACTTCCTTCTAGGCCAGCTAGAAATTCATCCATCTGAGAAAGCCTTGATCGAACGATTCGGCCTTATTGGAGTCGGACCGAATCTCCCGTTTGACGAAGAAGTTCTTAATCCTGAAATACGGGCTGCAATTGAGCAAGGGATTGAAGATGCAATAGAAGTTATTCTCAGACCGGGTGAACTGCTGGGAACTACAAAGAATGGCTGGAGTCTCACAAAGAAAGTATTCGGCAATCGAAACCAGATGCAGGGTAAGTATGAGATTCGTGCTTCGGCCGCTTACATGGGTCTCTATGGGAACGATCTTGAAGAAACCTACTATCCAATAAGCTATGCAGATGTCGATGGAGAATCTTATGATGGCTCAAGGTACAACTACCTTATCCATTTTGAAAGCAACGAAATTCCACCCGTCGGACCGGGGGGATTCTGGTCCATCACCATGTATGGCGAAGATCAGTTCATGGTGCCAAATCAATTGAACAGATACACAATCGGCGATCGTTCGAAATTGACTTATAATGACGATGGGTCTCTCGACATCTATATCCAGCATGATTCACCAGGCCCTGATCTCGAAAGCAACTGGCTCCCTGCTCCAGATGGAGCTTTTTCATTGTCGCTAAGGATGTATTTGCCTTCAGCAAAGGCGCTTGATCCTCTATACTGTCCTCCTGGAGTAAGAAAATCAGAATATTGA